CCGGGGTGGGCTCGCGCAGCACAGCCGGCCGCCGGGGCAGACGGGATCCGCCGAAGAGGGGGTTCTTCTCCAGCGCCGACAGTTCGAGGACGGACTGGTCGAAGACGGCGGCGGATTCCGAGGCCTTTACCAGCCGAGGAGGGGCAGCGGGGGCGCACGGGGGCACGGGGAGCGTAAACCAGACGACTTTCCCGCCGTCGAGACGCTCCTCGACGCCCCAGCTCGCGCTGACGGCGGCGACGAGGGCCAGACCGCGCCCGTGGGTGCTGGCGGCGTCGGGTTCGAGAACGCGCGGCAGGCGCGGATCGTGGTCCCGCACCGAGACCGTGAGCCGGTCCACCATGAGGTCGATCTCGACGGTGCAGCGTTTGTCGGGTTCCGCGTGTTGATGCACGTTGGTCAGGAGCTCGGTGACGCCGAGCGCCGCGGGATCGATGAGAGGGTCGAGATGCCAGTAGCGCAGTTGCGCAGATACGATTCTGCGGACCTGTCCTATGCGCGGGGGGAGAGCGTGGAGCTCTACGGTGCAGTGCTTGTTCATTCGGCTGATCACGGCTGCGACTCCCTGAAGAAGTAGGGCTAGCCTGATGCAGATACGCGTCTCGATACGCGTCTGTTCCGGTCCAGCGACGGTGGCTGCTCGAGCCGGCCGGCGGATACAGGATCAGTGCGTAACCGCCGATGAACCCTCAGTGAAGCTGGTACGAGTCCAGGGTCGACTCCTGCGGCCGAATGTGCAACTCCTGTACCTTCAGCCCCTTGCGCCGCCGCCGTGCGCGGAACGCACCGCGTCGAGGAAACGGCGGACGGCGGCTGCTCCCGAGTCCCGGGCGGCGGGGTCGCGCTGGCCCAGGGTGAGCAGATAGCGGGTCCCGTTCACCGTGGCCAGGGCCCGGTCCCCGGCGGCGAACCACGGCTTGCTGGCGTGGACCGAATCGACGGGCGCACTGTCGATCTCCCGGCCGTAGCTGGTCAGCAGTTCGAACCTGCCGTCCTTGATCTTCACCTGGCCGGCCCGGGTGAGCGAGCGCAGGAAACGCTCGATCCGCACCCCTGTCGCGTTGAACTCCGGTTCCGCCACGACGCACCGCCTTCCCGGCCGAATGGTCTTCTCTGGTGCGCAGTCTGCCCGCGAGGCGGCTCCGGCACCAGTGCCCATTTATGATCGAAACGTCCGAGTGCTCCGCATCGGCCCGATGGACATCGTGAGGAGCGGCGTGAACAGCACATCGAACACGGGGGCGACGAGCGCGGGGGACAGACCGGAGGGACGGGCGCCGACGGGCGCCGCCGTCCCGACCCTCGACGTGGACCGCAGCGACCCGCCCTACCGCGCCTGGCTCAAGGAGGCGGTCCGCAAGGTCCAGGCCGACGCGAACCGCTCCGCGGACACCCATCTGCTCCGGTTCCCGCTGCCGGACGAGTGGGGCATCGACCTCTACCTGAAGGACGAGTCCACCCATCCGACGGGAAGTCTCAAGCACCGGCTCGCCCGCTCGCTGTTCCTCTACGGGCTGTGCAACGGCTGGGTCCGCCCCGAAGCCCCCGTCGTCGAGGCGTCCAGCGGCTCCACGGCCGTCTCCGAGGCGTACTTCGCCAGACTCGTCGGCGTGCCGTTCATCGCCGTCATGCCGCGCACGACCAGCCGGGAGAAGTGCCGGCTCATCGAGTTCCACGGCGGGCGGTGCCACTTCGTGGACGACCCGCGGACGATGTACGAGGAGGCGGCCGCCCTCGCCGCGCGGTCCGGGGGCCACTACATGGACCAGTTCACCTACGCCGAGCGGGCCACGGACTGGCGCGGCAACAACAACATCGCCGAATCGATCCACCATCAGCTCCGCCGCGAACGCCACCCGGAGCCCGCCTGGATCGTCGCCACCGCCGGTACGGGCGGCACCTCGGCGACCATCGCCCGCTATGTGCGCTACATGCAGCAGGACACCCGGGTCTGCGTCGCCGACCCCGAGAACTCCTGCTTCTTCGACGGCTGGCGCAACCGCGACCCGGCCGCGAGCAGCGAGCGGAGCTCGCGCATCGAGGGCATCGGGCGGCCGCGGATGGAACCGAGCTTCGTCACGGGCGCGATCGACCGCATGATGAAGGTCCCGGACGCGGCGAGCGTAGCGGCCGTCCGCGCCCTGGAGGAGGCGATCGGCCGCAAGGCGGGCGGCTCCACCGGCACCGGTCTGTGGGCCGCGCTCAAGATCGTCGCGGAGATGGCCGGCCAGGGGCGCGCGGGCAGCGTCGTCACCCTCATCTGCGACCCGGGCGACCGCTACCTCGACAAGTACTACTCCGACGCCTGGCTCGCCGAGCAGGGCCTGGACATCACCCCCTACACCATGGCGATCAGCCGCTTCCTGGCGACCGGCCGGTGGCCGGCCTGACCCGGGATCACCCCGCACGCCCCCGGGCGTCCGCCAGCCGCCGGTCCAGTGACCGCACCGCCCCGCGGAACGCGTGCCCCACCCCCGGCCGCGCCGGACCGAGCACCAGCCGCACCGGCGCCGAGGCGTCCACGGCCAACGTCCACCGGACGATCGTGCCGGTTTCGGCGGGGATCAGCAGCCAGTCCTCCACGAGGGCGCGCAGCCCGGGAGCGTTCGTCTCATCGACCCGGTAGGCGTACCGCGTCACGGGCTCCGCCGCCATCACCGTCTCGGTGAAACGGCACCCGCCCCACAGCCGCACCTCCCGGCCCGCCCGGCCCTCCCGTTCCACCGGCCTCGCCCAGGTCACCGCGCGGAACCACCGCGGCCACGCCTCCACGTCGTCGGCCAGCGCGCGATAGACCTCCCCGGGCGCCGCGGCCGCGTGGGCGGCGCACACCAGTCGCAGTGGTGCGGTCTCGGTGAAGTCCAGCCCCACAGGGCGGAGTCCGTGCGCCATCGCAATGCACCTCCGGCGGGGGGCGGCTGATCGAGCGGCGCCGTACACCCTAGTCCGCGTGCCAGGGGATGTCTGCGGCCGTGCTGCGGTGCCGCCGGGCTCCCGAGCTCGCCGAGCTCGCCGACGAGGGGGCGGCCATCGGCCCGGAACGGGCGGGACGGGGCGTGCGGTGCCGCCGGAGCCCTCAGCCGCCGATGACCTCGCCGGAGGGGCCCGCGACCACCAGCTCCGGCAGCCGTTCGGATATCTCGCCGCGTGCCGGAGCCGGCAGCCCCGCGTCCGTCACCAACGCGTCGACCTCCTCGAGGGCAGCGAAGGAACTCAGACCCACCGTGCCCCACTTGGTGTGGTCCGCGAGGACCACGACCCGCCGGGCGGACCGCACGAAGTGCCGGTTGGTCTCGGACTCCGCGAGATTGGGCGTCGACAGACCCGCTTTCGCGGATATCCCGTGCACTCCGATGAACAGCACATCGAAGTGCAGCGAGCGGATGGCAGCGTCCGCCACCGGGCCCACCAGCGTGTCCGAGGGTGTCCGCACCCCGCCCGTCAGCACCACCGTCGCCGCGCCCGGACGGGCCGCCGGGCCGACGGCCGTCATCGACCGCTGGGCGCTGTGGAAGACATCGGCGACCCGCACCGAGTTGGTCACCACCGTCAGATCCGGGACCTCGACCAACTGCTGCGCCAGCGCGAACACCGTCGTCCCACCGGCCAGGGCTATCGCACTGCCCGGCGCGGCCATCCTCGCCGCCGCCCGCGCGATGTCCTCCTTGGCGCTCAGCTCCAGAGTCGACTTCGCCTCGAAGCCGGGCTCGTGCGTGGTCGCCTCCGCGACCGGCACCGCGCCGCCGTGCACCTTCTCCACGGCACCCTGCCGGGCCAGCGCGTCCAGATCACGACGGACCGTCATGTCCGAGACGTTGAGCTTGCGCGTCAGCTCATTGACCCGCACACCGCCACGCCGCCTGACCTCGTCGAGGATCAGGGCGCGCCGCTGTTCCGCCAGGAGATTCTGATTGTCGCCCACCCGGCCCGTCCTTTCGATCCAGCCGCCGCCGACTGTGGCGCACATCCTCCCACGCGTATACGACACCGACAGGTTCGCTGCGCTCGATCACGATTGCGCTTCGCTCGTCGCGGACGAGGTGTCTTCCGCGCCCACCGGGACAATCCTTGGAGCGTGACACCACACCGGGATCGGGGGACACGGTGGCATCGACCGA
The window above is part of the Streptomyces syringium genome. Proteins encoded here:
- a CDS encoding ATP-binding protein, whose protein sequence is MISRMNKHCTVELHALPPRIGQVRRIVSAQLRYWHLDPLIDPAALGVTELLTNVHQHAEPDKRCTVEIDLMVDRLTVSVRDHDPRLPRVLEPDAASTHGRGLALVAAVSASWGVEERLDGGKVVWFTLPVPPCAPAAPPRLVKASESAAVFDQSVLELSALEKNPLFGGSRLPRRPAVLREPTPARSAVLG
- a CDS encoding PLP-dependent cysteine synthase family protein, whose translation is MDRSDPPYRAWLKEAVRKVQADANRSADTHLLRFPLPDEWGIDLYLKDESTHPTGSLKHRLARSLFLYGLCNGWVRPEAPVVEASSGSTAVSEAYFARLVGVPFIAVMPRTTSREKCRLIEFHGGRCHFVDDPRTMYEEAAALAARSGGHYMDQFTYAERATDWRGNNNIAESIHHQLRRERHPEPAWIVATAGTGGTSATIARYVRYMQQDTRVCVADPENSCFFDGWRNRDPAASSERSSRIEGIGRPRMEPSFVTGAIDRMMKVPDAASVAAVRALEEAIGRKAGGSTGTGLWAALKIVAEMAGQGRAGSVVTLICDPGDRYLDKYYSDAWLAEQGLDITPYTMAISRFLATGRWPA
- a CDS encoding DeoR/GlpR family DNA-binding transcription regulator — encoded protein: MGDNQNLLAEQRRALILDEVRRRGGVRVNELTRKLNVSDMTVRRDLDALARQGAVEKVHGGAVPVAEATTHEPGFEAKSTLELSAKEDIARAAARMAAPGSAIALAGGTTVFALAQQLVEVPDLTVVTNSVRVADVFHSAQRSMTAVGPAARPGAATVVLTGGVRTPSDTLVGPVADAAIRSLHFDVLFIGVHGISAKAGLSTPNLAESETNRHFVRSARRVVVLADHTKWGTVGLSSFAALEEVDALVTDAGLPAPARGEISERLPELVVAGPSGEVIGG
- a CDS encoding SRPBCC family protein; this translates as MAHGLRPVGLDFTETAPLRLVCAAHAAAAPGEVYRALADDVEAWPRWFRAVTWARPVEREGRAGREVRLWGGCRFTETVMAAEPVTRYAYRVDETNAPGLRALVEDWLLIPAETGTIVRWTLAVDASAPVRLVLGPARPGVGHAFRGAVRSLDRRLADARGRAG